The genome window TAACTTGCGGCGTCAAAGGTTCTGGTTCCGGTATGAAATTTAAATGATTGAGTATCCACCGAAATCCCAGCGAGCATTGCCGTGGCATCTAGTTTACTGATCGTCGCCAAATTAGTCGGCTGATATTCAAATAATTCTGTCACCAACTCACACGTTGAAGAAGCGTAAGGTTCAATATAAATCAAAAGTGGGTCGGCAGGGAAATCTTCACCCTGACGATGATGATCGATAATAACAACGTTTTGACTTAATCTTTGATATAAATCAGGACTGACACTCATACTTGGCTTTGAATGGTCCACTAAGATCAAAAGATCATCAGGGCTGGAAATTTTTAAAGCCTTTTCTGGTGGAATAATATCTTCTTTAATTTCATCATAATCATCAGCGACATTTAAAAGCCTTTTGACATCAGTATGAACTTTACTTGAATCAACAACGATGTAGCAGCGAACCCCGTTCATCGCAGCAATTTTACGAATTCCAAGGGAGGCGCCCAGAACATCAAGGTCAGGTCTGGCATGCCCCATGACGAAAACCTGTTGATGACGAGTAATTTGCTCTTGGACAGCAAAAGAAATCGAACGAGCTCGGACATGAGTTCGCTTGCCAAGAGGATCAGTTTTACCGCCAAAATATTCGGTTGGAGAGTCACTAGCTTTAAAGACAACCTGATCTCCTCCTCGATTTTGGGCGACATCAAGATTATTTTGAGCCTGTTTAGCTAAAGCGTTGATGTTATCTTCGCCGTAATAAATCCCCATACTTAGAGTCAAAGGAGCATTTAGCTGAGAACTTTGAATTCGTATTAAATCCAGAATTTTAAAATTGTTCTTTTTTGCCTCGTTGATATCACGAGCGAAGCACATAAAAATATAGTGATCTTCGGAAGTTTTCTTCATGTAAATGTTGTAGCGATTAGCCCAGTTGTTTAGCTCACGAGTCAACAAATTGTTAACGTTAGAAAGGGTCAGATCGTCCATCGAATCACTAATCTCATCATAATTGTTAACAGCAATTTGCCCAAAGGCCAGTTGGCGATCATTGGCATTGATTTCGATTTTTGCATAGCGGGTTACTTCAAGCATGTAAAAAGCATTGAGACTCTTCTGATTAACAACTTCGAAATAGTGATTGCCCCATTTGATATACGGTAGGGCACCGGCGTGTTTCTTTTCGGAAACGATATCTTCAATTACACTGGAGATTTCAGAAATAGGATGGCCTAGAATATCAGGTTGATCAAGATAATGAGCAAGATATGGATTGATCCACTCGATTTTGTGATCATCGGTGTATAGCAAAATACCAATTGGCATTTTGATTAGAGCTTCTTGCTCAGCATCCCCAATGCGTTCGGTCAGATCGGCTACGTATTCGTTAGAGTCAGCATTAAAAATTGAAAAAGTATAAAATGCAATCCCAAAAAGGACCACCAAAATAATAAATAAGGCGAATCCAAGGTATGCATTAATCGCAAAGTTAACGATCAATGCAATTATAGAGATTACGAGGGCACTGATTAAAGAGAGCCGAATTCTGAGGTCACGCCATAGCGTGCTTTTGATAAAATAGTTAAATAAAGATTTCATTTTCTTAGATTATTATAAGCTACTCCTTAATTGCAATTATGACGAAGTTTGCTCCAAGATGCAAATGTCAATGAGAGAAATGTTCAAAAAAGTCAGACGGCGTCTAAACAAAAAACGTCCCCGTTGAGGAACGTTTCCAAAATTATTCGTCTTTATTAACAAAAGGCAAAATAGCCATAATGCGAGCTCGTTTGATAGCCCGGGTTAGTTTGCGCTGATTTAACGCACTTGCTCCGGTTACCCGACGAGGCAAAATCTTACCACGTTCAGAAATAAAGCGGCGAAGTAATTCTTCGTCTTTATAATCGATGTATTTAATGTGGTTTGCTGCGATATAGTCAACTTTACGTCGACGGCGGAAACCACCACGTTGATTTTGCATGGACTCTCCTTTCAAAAATTAATTAAAATGGTAAATCATCATCAGAAATGTCTAAAGGTGCATCTGGATCAAAACCGTTTTTGTTGTCGTTGTCTGCAAAAGGATTTTCTGCTTTATCAGTAACGTCAGTACCATTGAAGGTTGGCGCGCTGGTGTTTGGTTGCGGAGGATTAGAAGAGTCGGAATTATTGTTACCGCCTCCTGATCCTTTAGGTTCCAGAAATGAAAAGTTGTTGACTAGAACCTCGGTCACATAAACTCTTTTGCCATCATTACCTTCATAGTTTCGAGTCTGAAGTCGACCTTCAACGCCGACAAGGGATCCTTTGTGCATGTAATTAGCAAAAGTTTCTGCTTGTTTGCGCCAAACTACGCAATTGATAAAGTCAGTTTCCCGATTGCCTTGAGTATTAGTAAAATTCCGATCCACAGCTACTGTAAAAGATGCAACCGCAGTTCCATTACCAGTATATCTGAGATCAGGGTCTTTAGTTAGACGACCAACTAAAACTACATTATTGATCATTTGGGCCTCCTTTATCCTTCACTGCTAGGTTGACCGGCATGATCTTCACTAGCATTTGCAGCTTGACGTGCTTCGCTTTCACGCTTAGCTCTAGCTTCTGCTTTTGCTTTAGCAGCAGCTTCGGCAAGGTGACTTGGAAAATCAATTTTATCATCCATGCGAATTACCATTGAACGCAAAATTCCATCATTAATTCGTGCAAGCCGTTCAAATTCATCAACAGCTTCAGACGATGCATTAGCGTTAATAATATGATACATACCTTCCAGATAGCCGCTAATTTCATAGGCTAGACGACGTTTCTTCCAGTCTTTGGAATCGACGATTTCAGCACCACGATCTGTAAGAATCGCATCGAAGCGTTCTACAAGCTCTTTTTTGGTAGCTTCATCTAAATCTGGGCGGATGATATAAGTAATCTCGTACTTACTTAAGCTCATTGTTTACCTCCTTTTGGTCTTTTGGCTCTTTTTTTGAAATCAAAGAGCAAGGAGTCACTTTTTCGTTTGACTCAATTACAAATTCTAACATAAAAATCTCCTTTTGGAACATATTTTTTGTACGCGTTTTTCCGTACACAAATAAATTACGCAAAAAGTTCTAAAAATGTCGAATTTATTTTACATTTATTTTAAAATCTTCGGGTTTCATAAAATGTAAAACGTCAATAAAGATGATTTTACTGATGATGCCGAGGATAAGAGGTAAAACAATAAAAATCACAAAAAGAATAATTAAAGACATCGCTCCAGGTTTCATAAATTTGTAAGCTGCTAAATAACTAACGCCGCCCGAAACTCCAAAACCAGCGGAAATGGGGGTGCCTTTGACATTAAAAAGAGCTGCAACGATTCCCATGATCCCAGCGTTAATACAGGGCGGAATCAAGAGTTTGGGTTTAGACATTATGTTAGCCATTTGGATCTTCGGAGAACCTAAGAAGTGCGCCAGACTGGTTCCAACTCCGTTGACCCTCCAACCATAAAAACATAGAGCGAATCCAAGACTTGTGATTCCCACGCCTGCAGCGCCAGCTCCGATTCCGGCAAGACCAATTGCAGTTGAGATACCGACCGTCGAAATTGGAGTAACAATCATTGCCGCAAAGATTATTGCCAAAAGCAAGGCCATCGGCAAAGGCTGCAATTTTGTTATGTCGTTTACTAAATTGCCAATCCAAGTTGTGATGTAACTCACATAAGGTAAGATTAAATAACCAATCCCGCCGGGAATTAAGACTGAAAGAGATGGCAAGAGTAAGATGGTGAAACTTCCCAAATGAGATCCAATAAAATAGACAAATAGTACTGCGATGGAAATAACTATTATAAGATTGATGACATCTCCGACCCCTTTTGCGACGAAAACCCCGTTTTTAAATTTCCAATTACCGGCGCCAACGGCAGCAGCTAAGGCAACACCGGAGCTTTGAATGGGCGTAAATTCGAAAATATGTCCCACAATATAGCCAGAAACCGCTGGCATTAAGATCATAACGAAATTGGTCATTTCATAGATTACTTTGAAAAATGGAACGTTCATAAAAAGACTGGAGAAAGTTCCTAAAATTGCTGAAGGAATTAACATCGCAACAATTCCAATACTCACTCCATTTAAAACATTAAGGATAAAATCCTTAACTGGTGTACTTTCTGAATACTTCATAAATATTCCTCCCTAAACTTTCTCTATCCTACCAGATTTTGTAATGAGTTGGAATAATCGGGAGTACAAAAAAAAGACCGATTCGGTCTTGTTATAAACTCAAAAACGCCTTTATTTATCTTCAGCAGCAAGTTTGGCTAAAGTTGCCCGAACTTGATCGATATTCTTTTGGCTCTTCTTGAGATTTGCTTGATTGACGGGACGACGGTTGTCGTTAACCGATTTATGGATATTATGAGACATTATTACTCCTCTTTGAAATATATTCGCCCTGAAATTATATCATAAAAATCGAAAAAGAGTGAAGTTTCTTTTGATTCTGTGTATAATTGGAACTAAATTTAAAAAAATGGGGTGAAATAATGACAAATTCATTGTTAGGTAAGATGAATAAACGACTAGCTGATATTAAACCATCAGATATTCGGGCGTTCGATGAAAAAGTTTCGACTGTACCAGGAATGTTAAAATTAACATTGGGAGAACCAGATTTTCATACGCCAGAGCACGTTAAGGCGGCGGGAATTAAAGCAATTGAGAATAATGAAACCCAGTATGCTCCTTCTAATGGAACTCAAGGCTTAAAAGAAGCAGCAGCTGATTTTATAGATCGGCACTACAATCTGCATTATTCAGCAGATGAAACAATTATTACAGTCGGAGCAACAGAATCTCTGTATACAGTTTTTGCTTCGATTCTTAACGAGGGCGACGAAGTTTTAGTTCCGACGCCAACTTTTCCTTTATATTTTGCAGATATCTCAGTTAACGGCGGAATTCCAGTTTTCATTAATACTGCCAGCAATGGTTTTGTCTTGACGCCAGAGATGCTTGATGAAGCATTTAAGGCTCACTCAAACGTTAAAGCAATCATGCTTAATTATCCAAGCAATCCAACTGGAGTTACGTATTCACGCGACGAGGTCAAGGCTTTGGCCGATTATTTGGCAGACAAAGATATTTTTGTGGTCGCAGATGAGATTTATTCGGAAATTACTTATGATCAACGCCACACGTCGATTGCAGAATTTCTTCCAGAGAAGACGATTCTAATCAACGGTGCATCGAAGTCGCATGCGATGACCGGTTGGCGGATTGGAACAATTAATGCGCCGCTAGAAATTACTCGCGAATTAGGAAAAATTCATCAGTTCACCGTAACTGCTGCGGGCACCATGAATATGGCAGCAGCCGAAGAAGCATTTAAGAACGGCTATGACGACGGCACTGAAATGAAAAAAGAGTACCAAAAGCGCCGAGATTATTTGGTAGATTCCTTAAGTGAACTTGGTTTTACCTGCGCAAAACCGACCGGTGCTTTCTATTTATTTGTAAGAATTCCGGCCGAGATGCAACAAGATAGTTTCAAATTCTGCTATGATCTAGCTGATCGTGTGAAGCTGGCTTTAATCGCAGGGGCAGCCTTTGGTCCTGGCGGAGAAGGGTACGTCAGACTAAGCTATGCTGCAAGTATGGCCGATCTAAAAGAAGCAGTGAAGCGTTTAGCTGAATATAAAAAAATGATTTTAGGTTAACAAAAAAGAACCTTTTGGGGTTCTTTTTTTGGCTAAACTTCTTTTAGCGCTTCACCGATTGGCGTGGATCCAGCGTGCATTGAAATAACTTTCTTGATCGTATTTTCGTGTTCTGGAATTGCTGCGAGGACTGCAGCAACGTCGCTAATTGAGTTTTCACCTGTTTCTGAAACATTAAGTGAGACTTTTCCTGTTGACGGAGTTTCGGTTAAACTACCGGGCTGCAAAATGGTGTAGTCGAGCTTGGTATTAGAAATCAGCCAGTTGTCGGCAAAATATTTTGCTGTGTAATATTCTTTCAATGAAGTCTGTTCCCAGAAATCGGGGTCGAGAGATCCGTAACCACTGAGCATCACGAAACGTTTGACGTGATTAAGCTCGGCAGCTTGCATTGATTTTACTGCACCATAAGCATCGATATTAAGCAGATCGTTACCGCGCGATCCAGCAACAAAGTAGATGACATCAGGTGTGCCAATTTTTTGGGCAAGGGTTTGAGCGTTGTCGTTTAGGTCCAGCTCAACTTTTTTAAGCCCTTTGAGACCATCAAGTTGTTCAAAGTGGC of Xylocopilactobacillus apicola contains these proteins:
- a CDS encoding PTS sugar transporter subunit IIC, which gives rise to MKYSESTPVKDFILNVLNGVSIGIVAMLIPSAILGTFSSLFMNVPFFKVIYEMTNFVMILMPAVSGYIVGHIFEFTPIQSSGVALAAAVGAGNWKFKNGVFVAKGVGDVINLIIVISIAVLFVYFIGSHLGSFTILLLPSLSVLIPGGIGYLILPYVSYITTWIGNLVNDITKLQPLPMALLLAIIFAAMIVTPISTVGISTAIGLAGIGAGAAGVGITSLGFALCFYGWRVNGVGTSLAHFLGSPKIQMANIMSKPKLLIPPCINAGIMGIVAALFNVKGTPISAGFGVSGGVSYLAAYKFMKPGAMSLIILFVIFIVLPLILGIISKIIFIDVLHFMKPEDFKINVK
- a CDS encoding NAD(P)H-binding protein, with translation MNFFIIGANGRIGADLCANLLQQNHNIWAAARHFEQLDGLKGLKKVELDLNDNAQTLAQKIGTPDVIYFVAGSRGNDLLNIDAYGAVKSMQAAELNHVKRFVMLSGYGSLDPDFWEQTSLKEYYTAKYFADNWLISNTKLDYTILQPGSLTETPSTGKVSLNVSETGENSISDVAAVLAAIPEHENTIKKVISMHAGSTPIGEALKEV
- the rpsR gene encoding 30S ribosomal protein S18, whose translation is MQNQRGGFRRRRKVDYIAANHIKYIDYKDEELLRRFISERGKILPRRVTGASALNQRKLTRAIKRARIMAILPFVNKDE
- the ssb gene encoding single-stranded DNA-binding protein, which produces MINNVVLVGRLTKDPDLRYTGNGTAVASFTVAVDRNFTNTQGNRETDFINCVVWRKQAETFANYMHKGSLVGVEGRLQTRNYEGNDGKRVYVTEVLVNNFSFLEPKGSGGGNNNSDSSNPPQPNTSAPTFNGTDVTDKAENPFADNDNKNGFDPDAPLDISDDDLPF
- a CDS encoding DHH family phosphoesterase codes for the protein MKSLFNYFIKSTLWRDLRIRLSLISALVISIIALIVNFAINAYLGFALFIILVVLFGIAFYTFSIFNADSNEYVADLTERIGDAEQEALIKMPIGILLYTDDHKIEWINPYLAHYLDQPDILGHPISEISSVIEDIVSEKKHAGALPYIKWGNHYFEVVNQKSLNAFYMLEVTRYAKIEINANDRQLAFGQIAVNNYDEISDSMDDLTLSNVNNLLTRELNNWANRYNIYMKKTSEDHYIFMCFARDINEAKKNNFKILDLIRIQSSQLNAPLTLSMGIYYGEDNINALAKQAQNNLDVAQNRGGDQVVFKASDSPTEYFGGKTDPLGKRTHVRARSISFAVQEQITRHQQVFVMGHARPDLDVLGASLGIRKIAAMNGVRCYIVVDSSKVHTDVKRLLNVADDYDEIKEDIIPPEKALKISSPDDLLILVDHSKPSMSVSPDLYQRLSQNVVIIDHHRQGEDFPADPLLIYIEPYASSTCELVTELFEYQPTNLATISKLDATAMLAGISVDTQSFKFHTGTRTFDAASYLRSNGADEKLIHNLLKEKVSNYLAMSKLISTMDLRDDGIAIAHGEDDLVYDPVIGAQAADTMISLDGISASFVIIKREDGTIGISARSMGDFNVQLVMEKMGGGGHLGNAATQIVDSTIAEAKEQLIEILDQAEDPKKK
- a CDS encoding aminotransferase class I/II-fold pyridoxal phosphate-dependent enzyme translates to MTNSLLGKMNKRLADIKPSDIRAFDEKVSTVPGMLKLTLGEPDFHTPEHVKAAGIKAIENNETQYAPSNGTQGLKEAAADFIDRHYNLHYSADETIITVGATESLYTVFASILNEGDEVLVPTPTFPLYFADISVNGGIPVFINTASNGFVLTPEMLDEAFKAHSNVKAIMLNYPSNPTGVTYSRDEVKALADYLADKDIFVVADEIYSEITYDQRHTSIAEFLPEKTILINGASKSHAMTGWRIGTINAPLEITRELGKIHQFTVTAAGTMNMAAAEEAFKNGYDDGTEMKKEYQKRRDYLVDSLSELGFTCAKPTGAFYLFVRIPAEMQQDSFKFCYDLADRVKLALIAGAAFGPGGEGYVRLSYAASMADLKEAVKRLAEYKKMILG